AACAACAAAGCCGTTACGGACACTAATCCTCTATTTTCAACAATAGACACTTGATGCGCTAAATCGGCAATATTTAAACTTCCCGTAATTCCGTATAAAATTCCTATAGCCGTTAGGAAAATAGTTGAAGCCAGCATATTCATGGTTACATACTTGACCGCAGATTCCATCTGTCTTTTCTTTCCCCCTAAGGTCAACAAGACAAAGGAAGAGATAATCACAACCTCAAACCAAACATATAAGTTGAAGATGTCTCCCGTTAAGAAAGCACCTAACAATCCCATAATCAAAAAATGGAAAATAATAAAATACCCAAATTTGATACGGCTAATATTAATAGCAGATGTGGAGTAAATCCCTACGGCTAGTGCTACGGTTGCTGTGAGGAGTACCATCACCGCACTCAGTGTATCCGCGACGAAGGTGATACCAAAAGGAGCTTTCCAACTCCCCAATTGTAAAGTAATTGCACCATATTCCCATGTTGCGGCAAATAAATTCCAACACAACAGAAAAGCAATACTATTACCAACGATGCTTATTATTTTTTGGATTTTGACATTCTTCCAAAAAATTAATAAAACAACCGCCGTAAACATATGAGCAAAAATTGGCGCTAATATGAAGTTTGAAATCATATATCTAAATCTTGAATATTAAGGGAATCTAAATCATCTGTACCGGTTGTACTATATACCTTATTCAATAAAACAATAGCGAAAGCGGTTAAACCGAAACTGATTACAATTGCGGTCAAAATTAGTGCCTGAGGCACAGGATCGGCATAAGCATCAAAAAACTGTTTATGTTCTTCATCAATAATTGGTGCTTTTCCTTTGGTTAATTCTCCCATTAAGAAAATAAGGATATTGGCGCCATTTCCCAACATCATTAATCCGAGGAGTAACTTCACCATACTTCTGCGGAACATTAAATAAACGCCTGCAGAATATAATATACCTACTAAAACTACGAGTAATAATTCCATGTAAATGCTTCTAATTAATTAAACATTTTCTGCGATTGTAAATAGGATTGTCAACACAACGCCAATTACAACGAGATAAACCCCGATATCAAAAAACAAGGCGGTACCTACTGCGCCAATCACGGCAACTGATTCGGCAAACCATACCCCTGTCATCACGGGTAGCCCTAAAAAAACGGGTAATATTGCGCTTATAATAGACAACGATAGACCAATACCAATTAAACGCATAGGCGAAAATTGAAACAAGGCTAAGGTCTGTTTGGTACTATACGCAAAAGAGTGCAATACGAAGGCAATAGAAGCGATTAATCCTCCTACAAATCCTCCACCAGAAAGATAATGTCCTCTCAACAATACAAACAAGGAGAACAGAATCAATAAAGGCAATAAATAATTGGTTGCCGTACGCAAGATTGTTGAATCTAAAACGTGGTGTTTATTCTGATATTTCCTCATCCTTCGTTCTGTATTTTAAAAGACCATATACTCCTAATGCAGCGATTGAAAGTACAATAGTCTCAATTAATGTATCAAACCCTCTAAAATCCACGAGGATTACGTTAACTACGTTTTTCCCTTTAGCTAAGATGTATGCATTTTCAGCATAATATCTACTGATTTCTTTATCTGCTGGAGATACTAAAGCTTGTAAAGTAATTAGGGAGATTAATCCACCAAAAGCGATCGAAACCACAGCATCTCTGAATTGGATTCTACGATTACTCAGTTTCAAGAAACCAGGTAATTTAAATAATACCAAAACAAATAAAACCACCGTCAGCGTATCGATGGCAAACTGTGTCATCGCTAAATCAGGTGCTCCGTAAAACACAAAGATTAAACAAATACAGTAGCCTACTACTCCTGTTGCTGCAATGGCAGACAAACGAGATGGCGTATTGATTGCAAAGAAAATCGCAATCACTGTAATTAAGAATACAACCAATTCATATACCCTAAATTCAGATAATCCTTCGGTATTAACACGCAAAGGCACATCTGCAAATAGCTTATACCCTACTAAACCAATAAAAAATACAATAATCACCATCAAATAGATGCGTAAATATCCACTTTGAAATAATCGAGTATACGTATAGGCAAATAATCTAAATTTCTCAACGACAAAACCGAAGATATGCTGTGGAGAAAGGTTATAGAAAGGCGAAACTACGGCCAACGAATTTTTGTATCCTTTAAACATAAAATACAAGGCAGTCCCCAAGAGAATAGTTCCACCACTTAGGGCTACGATTTCATTGAATCCATGCCATAGCGCCAATTCCATATCGATTGGTTTTCCGCCAATCGCTCGAACTACCGATGCAAGTACTCCTTCATTTACTAATTGAGGTAATACTCCAAATACAACACTTAGTACAGCTAAGATTACAGGAGGTAACCACATTTGAATAGATGGTTTAGGCACATCTTGGCACGCTTTTTTTACTTTTCCAAAAAACGGTTTAATCCCTACAAGGAAACCCGATGCTGTCAAGAATATATTCGTCAGTACAGCAGCTCCAGTAAAGACTAATGCCCATTCATTAATTGGATAGGTATACGTTGCATCATAAATGATTTCCTTCCCAATAAATCCAAAAGTCAATGGAATTCCGGTGCTAGATAAAGCCGCAATCAAGGCAGCCCCCGCTAAAGCAGGCATTGTTTTACGCAATCCACCTAGTTGATTGATATCTCTTGTATGTGTTTGATGATCTACCGTTCCGGTTACCAAGAAAAGAGTTGCTTTATACAACGCGTGTACTAAAATAAAGATACTCGCTGCGTAAATCGCTTTTTCTGATCCTACACCGAGTAAGAAAACAATCAGTCCCAAGGCTGAAATTGTAGTATATGCGAGGATTCCTTTCATATCTTTTCGGAATACCGAGTGTATAGCGCCAAATAGCATGGTTAAACCACCGATTACTTGCAAAGTGGTATTCCAATACACATGATCCCCTAAAATAGGCGTAAAACGCGCTAAAAGATAGATTCCTGCTTTCACCATAGTTGCTGAGTGCAAATAAGCCGATACGGGTGTAGGGGCTTTCATTGCGCCAGGCAACCAAAAATGAAAAGGAAATTGAGCTGATTTAGTAAAGGCTCCCATGAACAAGAAGAACAACAATACCCCATAAGAAGCATGTTCTTTTAAGAAGTCTGATTGTGTCAGCAGTTCATGAATGGAATAACTTCCTGCAATACTTCCCATCACTGCCGCGAAGGAGAGTAAGAAGAATCCACCTAAGCCCGTAATTCCAAGTGCCCATAGTGCACTTTTACGCGA
The window above is part of the Myroides odoratus DSM 2801 genome. Proteins encoded here:
- a CDS encoding Na+/H+ antiporter subunit C, producing the protein MELLLVVLVGILYSAGVYLMFRRSMVKLLLGLMMLGNGANILIFLMGELTKGKAPIIDEEHKQFFDAYADPVPQALILTAIVISFGLTAFAIVLLNKVYSTTGTDDLDSLNIQDLDI
- a CDS encoding Na+/H+ antiporter subunit B — its product is MRKYQNKHHVLDSTILRTATNYLLPLLILFSLFVLLRGHYLSGGGFVGGLIASIAFVLHSFAYSTKQTLALFQFSPMRLIGIGLSLSIISAILPVFLGLPVMTGVWFAESVAVIGAVGTALFFDIGVYLVVIGVVLTILFTIAENV
- a CDS encoding putative monovalent cation/H+ antiporter subunit A; this translates as MLFIILLTFVLAFSTLFLKGLGRSKFTGLLTLIPLSLFFYFLSYLPKIQSGKEVMLFRNEWVPSLGIAFDFKLDGLSLLFSLLITGIGTLVYWYASYYLKGHVYIHRFFAYLGLFMGAMLGVVLSDNLISLFVFWELTSITSFFLIGFNNEEEDSRKSALWALGITGLGGFFLLSFAAVMGSIAGSYSIHELLTQSDFLKEHASYGVLLFFLFMGAFTKSAQFPFHFWLPGAMKAPTPVSAYLHSATMVKAGIYLLARFTPILGDHVYWNTTLQVIGGLTMLFGAIHSVFRKDMKGILAYTTISALGLIVFLLGVGSEKAIYAASIFILVHALYKATLFLVTGTVDHQTHTRDINQLGGLRKTMPALAGAALIAALSSTGIPLTFGFIGKEIIYDATYTYPINEWALVFTGAAVLTNIFLTASGFLVGIKPFFGKVKKACQDVPKPSIQMWLPPVILAVLSVVFGVLPQLVNEGVLASVVRAIGGKPIDMELALWHGFNEIVALSGGTILLGTALYFMFKGYKNSLAVVSPFYNLSPQHIFGFVVEKFRLFAYTYTRLFQSGYLRIYLMVIIVFFIGLVGYKLFADVPLRVNTEGLSEFRVYELVVFLITVIAIFFAINTPSRLSAIAATGVVGYCICLIFVFYGAPDLAMTQFAIDTLTVVLFVLVLFKLPGFLKLSNRRIQFRDAVVSIAFGGLISLITLQALVSPADKEISRYYAENAYILAKGKNVVNVILVDFRGFDTLIETIVLSIAALGVYGLLKYRTKDEEISE